A section of the Macadamia integrifolia cultivar HAES 741 unplaced genomic scaffold, SCU_Mint_v3 scaffold773, whole genome shotgun sequence genome encodes:
- the LOC122069944 gene encoding protein SPIRRIG-like isoform X2 has protein sequence MVTLHIRWALWTYYLNVWSCHIDLAGGIRLREDIHNAHGYHFLVQFALVLSNLQKNQGFESVQSHYGSEENSASDGSSISDSSRSQYFTGKGWATSPPHLSPSLSRLLDVLVNLAQIGLTEPTISAGGKGTKSSHSKASGHGRSRTSSSDRLGDEMGEKGNAKIKDLEAIQMLQDIFLKADSTELQAEVLNRMFKIFSSHLENYKLCQQLRTVPLFILNMAGFPPSLQEIILKILEYAVTVVNCIPEQELLSLCCLLQQPTTSELKHTILSFFVKLLSFDQQYKKVLREVGVLEVLLDDLKQHKFCSEQHNQLERKSSSSSFKKHMDSKDAIISSPKLMESGSGKFPLFETESTIAVAWDCMVSLLKKSEANQSSFRSSNGVTIILPFLVASIHRPGVLRTLSCLIIEDVAQAHPEELGSLVEVLKSGMVTSILGTQYKLQSDAKCDTFGALWRILGVNSSAQRVFGEATGFSLLLTTLHSFQSDGGPIDGGPVDDQSSLLVQMKVFTFLLRVMTAGVCGNAVNRTRLHTVISSQTFYDLLSESGLLCVDCEKQVIQLLLELALEIIIPPSSVPTTDSVPSSDLVEAGSASFLSSASSGSFSPYKERVYNASAIGVLIRSLLNFTPKVQLEVLSFIEKLAQAGPFNQESLTSIGCVGLLLEAILPFLAGSSPFLSHALLIVQVLGAYRLSSSELRVLVRYVLQMRMMNSGHILVDMMERLVHLEDTASENVSLAPFVEMDMSKVGHASIQVSLGERSWPPAAGYSFVCWFQYRNLLKPQAKEPEQLSKTGPSKRRNCSSAQKLGAHVLRLFSVGAVDDGNTFYAGLFLQDDGVLTLATSSSSSLSFSGLELEEERWHHLAIVHSKPNALAGLFQASVAYVYVNGKLRHTGKLGYSPSPIGKSLQVTIGTPATCAKVSELSWRLRCCYLFEEVLTAGSICFMYILGRGYRGLFQDTDLLQFVPNQACGGGSMAILDSLDAEIPSSSSNVQKFDNTSKQGNPKPDGSGIVWDLERLGNLSSQLSGKKLIFAFDGTSSEAFRTSGSQSLLNLVDPLSAAASPIGGIPRFGRLHGDIYICRQYVIGDSIRTVGGMAIVLALIEAAATRDMLHMALTLLACALHQSPQNVRDMQAYRGYHLLALFLHRRMSLFDMQCLEIFFQIAACEASFSEPQKLQETHIIPSSAGSIHDANYEDLTLSKFPDEFSSVGSHGDFDDFSLQKDSFSHISELENADMSSEPSNCIVLSNADMVEHVLLDWTLWVTAPVSIQIALLGFLERLVSMHWYRSHNLTVLRRMNLVQHLLVTLQRGDVEVPVLEKLVVLLGVILEDGFLASELEHVVRFVIMTFDPPELTRRRQIIRELMGKHVIVRNMLLEMLIDLQVTINSEELLEPWHKIVSSKLITYFLDESVHPTSMRWIMTLLGVCLASSPTFSLKFRISGGYQNLTRVLPSFYDSPEIYYILFCLIFGKPVYPRLPEVRMLDFHALMPSDGSYGELKFVELLESVISMAKSTFDRLSMQAMLAQETGNLSQLSASLVAEFVEGTTDMAGELQGEALMHKTYAARLMGGEAAAPAAATAVLRFMVDLAKMCSPFSAVCRRAEFLESCIDLYFSCVRAARSVKIAKDLSLGIEEKNLNDSDDAHSSQHTFSSLPPEQEQSAKTSISVGSFQPGQVSSSSEDIPEPENYLAGDKTEDKPTVSQRESNKQFSQEDSQAAHGFDGESVDQISTVTSSTNEFNFQNVNGMADSACSGSFTVVDSPILSEKSSFKVPLIPSPTPMIALASWIGSAGNGERKSPLVATPSMGSSVSMGEYDAFQDLKFSSHGSSASNTFLAVNPKLLLEMDDSGYGGGPCSAGATAVLDFVSEVLADIVTEQVKAAQIIEIILETVPLYVDPETVLAFQGLCLSRLMNFLEGRLLRDDEENEKKLDKNRWSVNLDTLCWMIVDRVYMGAFPQPGGVLRTLEFLLSMLQLANKYGRIEEAAPMGKGLLSIARVTRQLDTYIHALLKNMNRMIMYCFLPSFLTTIGEDDLLSCLGMQMESKKSLSSSFSQDDSGIDICTILQLLVAHKRIVFCPNNLDADLNCCLCINLISVLHDRRRNAQNMAVDVVKYMLVHRRAALEELLVSKPNQGQHFDVLHGGFDKLLTGSSSVFFEWFQSSEQVVNEVLEQCAGIMWVQYISGSAKFPGVRIKVMEGRRKREMGRRSRDISKLDQKHWEQVNERHYALELVRDAMATELRSVRQDKYGWVLHAESEWQTHLQQLVHERGIFPMRKSTSPEEPEWQLCPIEGPYRTRKKLERCKLKIDTIQNVLSKQFELGEAELSKGKNENSLDASETDSGSFFHLLPHGSKEKCFDGGDYNESIFKETDGVKEGDAASARLGWNDDRCSSINEASLHSALGYGVKSSSISIQMTDSIHGKSDLGSPRQSFSGKIDDTKVTEDKVEKELLDNGEYLIRPYLEPLEKIRFRYNCERVVGLDKHDGIFLIGELCLYVIENFYIDDSGCICEKECEDELSVIDQALGVKKDVTGSMEFQSKSSSLWSTTARSWAGARAWAYNGGAWGKEKVCTSGNVPHPWRMWKLDSVHEILKRDYQLRPVAVEIFSMDGCNDLLVFHKREREEVFKNLVAMNLPRNSMLDTTISGSSKQEGNEGSRLFKIMAKSFSKRWQNGEISNFQYLMHLNTLAGRGYSDLTQYPVFPWVLADYESETLDFSDTKTYRKLDKPMGCQTAEREEEFRKRYESWDDPDVPKFHYGSHYSSAGIVLFYLIRLPPFSTENQKLQGGQFDHADRLFNNVRDTWLSAAGNGNTSDVKELIPEFFYMPEFIENRFNLELGEKQSGEKVGDVVLPPWAKGSAREFIRKHREALESDYVSENLHQWIDLIFGYKQRGRAAEEALNVFYHYTYEGSVDIDSVTDPAMKASILAQINHFGQTPKQLFPKPHVKRRVDRKLPPHPLRFCNHLVPHEIRKSASPVTQIVTSHEKILLAGENQLLKPRTYSKYIAWGFPDRSLRFMSYDQDRLLSTHESLHGGHQIQCAGVSHDGQILVTGADDGLVSVWRISKGGPRSLRRLNLERTLCAHTAKITCLYVSQPYMLIVSGSDDCSVILWDLSTLVFVKQLPEFPAPVSAIYVNDLTGEIVTAAGVLLAVWSINGDCLAVVNTSQLPSDFIVCVTSAAFSDWQDTNWYATGHQSGAVKVWHMVHCSDDEMSSQSKLTTHGMGGIGLNGKASEYKLVLHRVLKSHKYPVTALYVTSDQKQLLSGDSGGHLFSWTLPDESLRASFSHG, from the exons ATGGTGACTCTGCATATACGATGGGCATTGTGGACTTACTACTTGAATGTGTGGAGTTGTCATATAGACCTG GCTGGGGGAATCAGGCTTAGGGAGGATATTCACAATGCCCATGGCTATCATTTTCTTGTTCAATTTGCATTAGTACTGTCGAACTTACAGAAAAATCAGGGGTTTGAGTCTGTCCAATCCCACTATGGTTCTGAGGAAAATTCTGCTTCAGATGGTTCTTCTATATCCGATTCTTCCAGAAGTCAGTACTTCACTGGAAAAGGTTGGGCTACCTCGCCACCACATCTTTCCCCATCACTGTCCAGGTTACTTGATGTGCTTGTTAATCTAGCACAAATTGGCCTAACTGAACCCACTATATCTGCTGGAGGCAAAGGCACCAAATCTTCACACAGCAAGGCCAGTGGCCATGGTAGAAGTCGTACGTCATCTTCTGATAGGCTTGGTGATGAAATGGGGGAAAAAGGAAATGCCAAAATTAAAGACCTTGAAGCGATTCAAATGTTACAAGATATTTTTCTTAAAGCAGACAGCACTGAACTTCAGGCAGAGGTTTTAAATAGAATGTTTAAGATATTTTCAAGCCATCTTGAGAATTATAAGTTGTGCCAGCAGTTGCGCACGGTGCCTCTCTTCATCCTAAATATGGCTGGGTTTCCTCCTTCATTGCAGGAGATAATCTTGAAAATTCTAGAATATGCAGTAACTGTTGTGAATTGCATTCCTGAACAAGAATTACTTTCACTTTGTTGCTTGTTGCAGCAACCAACAACATCTGAATTAAAGCataccattctctctttttttgtgaAACTCTTATCATTTGATCAGCAATATAAGAAGGTGTTGCGAGAAGTTGGTGTTTTGGAAGTTCTCTTAGATGACCTGAAGCAGCACAAGTTTTGTTCTGAGCAGCATAATCAACTGGAAAGGAAGTCCAGTTCAAGCAGCTTCAAGAAACATATGGACAGTAAGGATGCTATAATTTCTTCTCCCAAGCTAATGGAATCTGGTTCTGGAAAGTTTCCTCTTTTTGAGACTGAGAGTACGATAGCTGTTGCATGGGACTGTATGGTCTCCTTATTGAAGAAGTCTGAAGCCAATCAATCATCATTTCGATCATCTAATGGTGTCACCATCATTCTCCCATTTTTGGTAGCTAGTATCCATCGACCTGGGGTTCTTCGGACATTATCCTGTTTGATTATTGAAGATGTTGCACAG gCTCATCCAGAAGAATTAGGTTCACTAGTTGAAGTTCTAAAGAGTGGTATGGTTACTAGCATTTTGGGTACACAGTACAAGCTTCAAAGTGATGCAAAATGTGATACTTTTGGAGCCTTATGGCGCATCCTGGGAGTCAATAGTTCGGCTCAAAGGGTCTTTGGCGAAGCCACTGGTTTTTCTCTTCTACTTACCACACTCCATAGTTTCCAGAGTGATGGTGGACCAATTGATGGTGGACCGGTTGATGATCAATCTTCTTTACTTGTTCAGATGAAGGTTTTCACATTTCTATTGCGGGTTATGACAGCTGGAGTGTGTGGTAATGCTGTCAACAGGACAAGATTGCATACGGTTATATCATCTCAGACATTTTATGATCTTCTGTCTGAATCTGGGTTACTTTGTGTGGATTGTGAAAAGCAAGTTATCCAGTTGCTGCTGGAACTTGCTCTTGAAATTATAATTCCACCATCGAGTGTGCCAACAACAGATAGTGTTCCATCATCTGATTTGGTTGAAGCTGGGTctgcttcttttctttcaagTGCTTCATCAGGTTCTTTTAGTCCTTATAAGGAGCGGGTATATAACGCTAGTGCCATTGGTGTTCTGATCCGCTCATTGTTAAATTTTACTCCAAAGGTGCAGTTAGAAGTGCTAAGCTTCATAGAAAAGCTTGCTCAAGCTGGCCCTTTCAATCAGGAAAGCCTGACTTCTATAG GTTGCGTGGGCCTTTTACTGGAGGCAATCCTCCCATTTCTTGCAGGCTCATCACCATTTCTTAGCCATGCATTGCTAATTGTGCAAGTTCTAGGTGCTTACAG GTTGTCGTCATCGGAGCTACGTGTGCTTGTCAGATATGTTCTGCAAATGAGAATGATGAATTCAGGTCATATTCTTGTTGACATGATGGAGAGATTAGTTCACTTGGAAGATACAGCTTCCGAAAATGTTTCTCTGGCACCATTTGTAGAGATGGACATGAGCAAGGTCGGGCATGCTTCTATTCAAGTTTCTTTAGGGGAAAGATCATGGCCCCCTGCTGCTGGTTATTCCTTTGTCTGCTGGTTTCAGTATCGAAATCTCTTGAAACCCCAAGCAAAGGAGCCAGAACAACTGTCCAAGACTGGCCCTTCTAAAAGGAGGAATTGTTCTAGTGCACAGAAGCTTGGGGCCCATGTTCTCCGGTTGTTTTCAGTAGGTGCAGTCGATGATGGAAATACATTCTATGCAGGACTTTTCCTTCAGGATGATGGTGTTTTAACTCTTGCCACTAGCAGCTCCAGTTCGTTGTCTTTTTCTGGGTTAGAACTTGAGGAAGAGAGGTGGCATCACCTTGCGATTGTTCATAGTAAACCTAATGCATTGGCTGGACTTTTCCAAGCTAGTGTAGCATATGTATATGTTAATGGAAAGCTGAGGCACACTGGGAAGCTGGGATATTCACCATCTCCAATTGGGAAGTCATTGCAGGTAACCATTGGGACACCTGCTACTTGTGCGAAAGTTAGTGAGTTGTCCTGGAGGCTCCGCTGTTGCTATCTTTTTGAGGAGGTGCTGACTGCAGGTAGTATATGCTTCATGTACATTCTTGGTAGAGGATATAGAGGGCTGTTCCAGGATACAGATCTTTTGCAGTTTGTTCCTAACCAGGCCTGTGGTGGGGGTAGTATGGCAATATTGGATTCATTAGATGCTGAAATAccttcttcatcatccaatGTACAAAAGTTTGACAACACTAGCAAACAAGGAAACCCTAAGCCAGATGGCAGTGGAATTGTTTGGGATCTGGAGAGACTTGGGAATCTCTCATCACAGCTCTCTGGGAAGAAGCTTATATTTGCATTCGACGGAACATCTTCGGAAGCTTTTCGAACATCTGGGAGCCAATCCTTGCTCAATCTAGTTGATCCATTATCAGCTGCTGCTTCCCCTATTGGGG gTATACCTCGATTTGGTCGTCTTCATGGGGATATTTATATCTGCAGACAATATGTGATTGGGGATAGCATCCGGACTGTTGGTGGAATGGCCATTGTCCTGGCTCTTATTGAAGCTGCTGCGACCCGGGATATGCTGCACATGGCTCTGACGTTACTTGCTTGTGCACTTCATCAGAGTCCGCAGAATGTGCGAGATATGCAAGCTTACAGAGGGTACCATTTGCTTGCTCTCTTTCTGCACCGTAGAATGTCATTGTTCGACATGCAGTGTCTTGAGATCTTTTTCCAGATTGCTGCATGCGAAGCTTCGTTTTCTGAACCACAGAAGTTGCAGGAGACACATATCATTCCCTCATCTGCTGGATCCATTCATGATGCCAACTATGAGGATCTTACTTTGTCAAAGTTTCCTGATGAATTTTCATCAGTTGGATCTCATGGAGATTTTGATGACTTTTCTTTGCAAAAAGATTCATTTAGTCATATTTCAGAGCTTGAAAATGCTGATATGTCCTCAGAACCATCAAACTGTATTGTTCTCTCAAATGCAGATATGGTTGAACATGTTCTGTTGGACTGGACCTTGTGGGTGACAGCTCCTGTTTCTATTCAGATTGCTCTACTTGGATTTCTCGAGCGCCTTGTATCCATGCATTGGTACAGGAGTCATAACCTTACAGTCTTGCGCCGAATGAACCTTGTCCAACATTTACTGGTGACCTTGCAGAGGGGTGATGTGGAAGTTCCTGTGTTAGAGAAACTGGTTGTATTGCTTGGGGTTATTTTGGAGGATGGCTTTTTGGCTTCTGAACTGGAGCATGTGGTCAGGTTTGTGATTATGACTTTTGATCCTCCTGAATTGACACGACGTCGTCAAATCATCCGAGAGTTGATGGGAAAGCATGTCATTGTACGAAATATGTTGCTGGAAATGCTTATTGATTTACAAGTGACCATAAATTCAGAAGAGTTGCTTGAGCCATGGCATAAGATTGTTTCATCCAAGTTGATAacttattttcttgatgaatctGTTCATCCTACCAGTATGAGGTGGATCATGACTCTTCTTGGTGTTTGTCTTGCTTCTTCTCCTACTTTTTCACTTAAATTTCGCATCAGTGGAGGGTATCAGAATCTGACACGCGTGCTTCCTAGCTTCTATGATTCCCCAGAAATATATTACATCCTCTTCTGTCTTATATTTGGTAAGCCTGTTTATCCAAGATTACCTGAAGTCCGCATGTTAGATTTCCATGCCCTTATGCCAAGCGATGGAAGTTATGGAGAACTCAAGTTTGTGGAGCTGTTGGAATCTGTAATTTCTATGGCAAAGTCAACATTTGATAGGTTGAGCATGCAGGCTATGCTTGCACAGGAAACTGGGAACCTTTCACAGCTGAGTGCTAGCCTTGTGGCAGAGTTTGTGGAAGGAACCACAGACATGGCAGGGGAACTTCAGGGTGAAGCTTTGATGCATAAAACATATGCAGCACGTTTAATGGGTGGGGAAGCAGCAGCCCCTGCTGCAGCAACTGCGGTATTGAGATTCATGGTTGATTTGGCGAAAATGTGCTCTCCTTTCTCTGCTGTATGCAGACGGGCAGAATTTCTTGAAAGTTGTATAGATCTATATTTCTCTTGTGTTAG GGCTGCTCGTTCGGTGAAGATTGCGAAAGACCTCTCTCTgggaatagaagagaagaatttgAATGATTCTGATGACGCCCACAGTTCACAGCATACATTCTCCAGCTTGCCTCCTGAACAGGAGCAATCTGCGAAAACTTCCATTAGTGTTGGAAGCTTTCAACCAGGACAGGTAAGTTCAAGTTCTGAGGATATTCCGGAGCCCGAGAATTATTTGGCTGGTGATAAAACAGAAGATAAACCAACTGTATCCCAGAGGGAGTCAAACAAGCAATTCAGTCAAGAAGATAGCCAAGCTGCacatggttttgatggtgaaAGTGTTGATCAGATTTCTACAGTTACTTCCAGCACTAATGAATTTAATTTCCAAAACGTAAATGGAATGGCAGATTCAGCTTGTTCTGGATCTTTTACCGTAGTTGATTCTCCCATTTTGTCTGAAAAATCTAGTTTTAAAGTTCCACTCATACCCTCTCCAACCCCGATGATTGCTTTGGCTTCTTGGATTGGCAGTGCGGGCAATGGTGAAAGAAAATCTCCATTAGTTGCTACACCATCCATGGGTTCTTCTGTGTCTATGGGTGAATATGATGCATTTCAAGATTTAAAATTCAGTTCTCATGGTTCATCTGCTTCAAACACATTCTTAGCTGTAAATCCAAAGCTTTTACTTGAAATGGATGATTCTGGTTATGGTGGTGGTCCATGTTCTGCAGGAGCTACTGCTGTTTTAGATTTTGTGTCAGAAGTTCTTGCTGATATTGTGACTGAACAGGTGAAAGCTGCACagatcatagagatcattttAGAAACTGTTCCTTTGTACGTTGATCCAGAAACTGTGTTAGCTTTCCAGGGTCTTTGCCTAAGTAGACTGATGAACTTCCTTGAAGGGCGTCTATTGCGTGATGACgaggaaaatgagaaaaaactGGATAAGAATAGGTGGTCTGTGAACTTGGATACATTGTGCTGGATGATAGTGGATCGCGTATATATGGGTGCTTTTCCTCAGCCAGGCGGCGTACTGCGAACTCTGGAGTTCTTGCTATCCATGTTACAATTGGCTAACAAATATGGTAGGATTGAAGAAGCGGCACCTATGGGAAAAGGGCTATTATCGATAGCAAGAGTGACCAGGCAGCTtgatacatacatacatgcacttttgaaaaatatgaaccGCATGATCATGTACTGTTTTCTTCCCTCGTTCTTGACCACAATTGGTGAGGATGACCTTCTTTCCTGCTTAGGCATGCAAATGGAATCGAAGAAGAGTTTATCTTCAAGCTTTTCACAAGACGATTCAGGGATTGATATCTGTACAATCTTGCAGTTATTAGTTGCTCACAAACGAATTGTATTCTGTCCAAACAACCTGGATGCTGATCTGAATTGTTGTCTCTGTATAAATTTAATCTCTGTTCTCCATGACAGAAGACGAAATGCACAGAACATGGCAGTAGATGTTGTCAAATACATGCTGGTACATCGACGTGCTGCATTAGAGGAGTTGCTTGTATCTAAACCTAACCAAGGACAGCATTTCGATGTTCTACATGGTGGTTTTGACAAACTGTTAACTGGAAGTTCATCTGTATTCTTTGAATGGTTTCAGAGTTCAGAACAGGTAGTTAATGAGGTGTTGGAGCAATGTGCTGGTATTATGTGGGTGCAGTACATCTCTGGATCAGCAAAGTTCCCTGGTGTGAGGATAAAAGTGATGGAGGGTCGTCGTAAGAGAGAGATGGGGAGAAGATCACGGGATATTTCGAAACTTGATCAAAAACACTGGGAGCAGGTGAATGAGCGGCACTATGCACTTGAGTTGGTTCGTGATGCAATGGCAACTGAGCTGAGATCTGTTCGTCAAGATAAATATGGTTGGGTTCTCCATGCTGAGAGTGAGTGGCAAACTCATCTCCAACAACTAGTACACGAGAGAGGAATATTCCCCATGAGAAAATCCACCTCTCCTGAAGAACCTGAATGGCAACTTTGTCCCATTGAAGGTCCATACAGGACGCGCAAAAAGCTTGAGCGttgcaaattaaaaattgaTACCATTCAAAACGTTCTTAGTAAACAGTTTGAATTGGGGGAAGCTGAGCTGTCTAAAGGGAAAAACGAGAACAGCCTAGATGCTTCTGAAACTGATTCTGGATCATTCTTTCATCTTTTACCTCATGGTTCCAAAGAGAAATGCTTTGATGGTGGTGATTACAATGAGTCTATTTTCAAAGAAACAGATGGTGTTAAAGAAGGGGATGCAGCTTCTGCTAGGCTGGGGTGGAATGATGACCGTTGTAGCAGTATAAATGAAGCAAGTCTTCACTCTGCTCTTGGGTATGGTGTGAAGTCCAGTTCCATTTCTATCCAAATGACTGATAGCATTCATGGGAAATCTGATCTAGGTTCTCCAAGGCAGTCCTTTTCAGGCAAAATTGACGATACAAAAGTTACAGAGGATAAAGTGGAAAAGGAACTGCTTGATAATGGTGAATATCTTATTAGACCTTATCTGGAACCTCTTGAAAAGATACGGTTCAGATATAATTGTGAGCGTGTTGTTGGTCTTGATAAGCATGATGGTATTTTTCTTATCGGGGAGCTCTGTCTATATGTTATAGAGAATTTCTATATTGATGATTCTGGGTGCATATGTGAGAAGGAATGTGAAGATGAACTCTCTGTGATTGATCAGGCTTTGGGTGTGAAAAAGGATGTTACTGGAAGTATGGAGTTCCAGTCAAAATCATCTTCTTTGTGGAGTACAACAGCAAGGTCTTGGGCTGGGGCAAGGGCGTGGGCATACAATGGTGGTGCTTGGGGAAAAGAGAAAGTGTGTACTAGTGGCAATGTGCCTCATCCTTGGCGTATGTGGAAGCTTGATAGTGTTCATGAGATTTTGAAACGTGATTACCAGCTGCGCCCTGTTGCGGTTGAGATATTCAGTATGGATGGATGTAATGATCTCCTGGTTTtccacaaaagagagagagaggaagtgtTCAAAAATTTGGTTGCCATGAATCTTCCAAGGAACAGCAT GTTGGACACAACTATTTCTGGATCGTCCAAACAAGAAGGGAATGAGGGAAGCCGTCTTTTCAAGATTATGGCTAAATCCTTCTCAAAGAGGTGGCAAAATGGAGAAATTAGCAATTTCCAGTACCTTATGCACCTCAACACTCTGGCAGGACGTGGATATAGTGATCTCACCCAGTATCCAGTGTTCCCATGGGTTCTTGCGGACTATGAGAGTGAGACTCTTGACTTTTCTGATACTAAGACATACCGTAAACTTGACAAACCAATGGGATGCCAAACAGCTGAGCGGGAGGAGGAATTTAGGAAAAG ATATGAGAGCTGGGATGACCCAGATGTCCCCAAGTTTCATTATGGTTCACATTACTCTAGTGCTGGAATTGTTCTCTTCTATCTTATACGCCTACCACCATTTAGTACGGAGAATCAGAAACTACAGGGTGGTCAGTTTGACCATGCAGATCGCCTTTTCAATAATGTGAGAGACACATGGTTAAGTGCAGCTGGGAACGGTAACACATCTGACGTGAAAGAACTGATTCCAGAATTTTTCTATATGCCAGAGTTCATTGAAAACCGGTTTAATCTTGAGCTGGGAGAGAAACAATCAGGGGAGAAG GTTGGTGATGTTGTATTACCTCCATGGGCCAAAGGCAGTGCCAGAGAATTCATCAGAAAGCACCGGGAAGCATTGGAATCAGATTATGTTTCAGAAAATCTGCACCAATGGATAGACCTAATCTTTGGATATAAGCAGAGGGGAAGG GCAGCTGAAGAAGCCTTGAATGTCTTCTATCATTACACATATGAAGGGAGTGTGGACATAGACTCTGTTACAGACCCTGCTATGAAGGCCTCTATACTAGCACAGATTAATCACTTTGGGCAGACACCGAAGCAATTATTTCCCAAACCTCATGTAAAGAGGCGGGTTGATAGGAAGCTTCCCCCTCATCCACTTCGGTTTTGTAACCATCTTGTTCCGCATGAAATCCGTAAAAGTGCATCTCCAGTTACTCAGATAGTCACTTCCCATGAGAAAATTCTTCTTGCTGGGGAAAATCAACTGCTTAAACCCAGAACATATTCAAAATACATTGCATGGGGTTTCCCAGATCGGAGCTTGAGGTTTATGAGCTATGATCAAGATAGACTCCTATCTACTCATGAGAGTCTTCATGGGGGTCACCAGATTCAGTGTGCAGGGGTCAGTCATGACGGCCAGATTCTTGTTACTGGGGCTGATGATGGATTGGTTTCAGTCTGGAGAATCAGTAAAGGTGGACCACGTAGCCTTCGACGGTTAAATTTAGAGCGCACACTCTGTGCTCATACTGCAAAGATCACATGCCTTTATGTCAGCCAGCCTTACATGCTGATAGTGAGTGGGTCAGATGATTGTAGCGTCATTTTATGGGATCTCAGCACCTTGGTCTTTGTGAAGCAGCTTCCTGAGTTTCCTGCTCCGGTTTCAGCAATATATGTTAATGACCTGACGGGAGAGATTGTGACCGCAGCCGGAGTTCTGCTTGCTGTATGGAGCATTAATGGTGACTGTCTTGCAGTGGTCAATACCTCCCAGCTTCCATCTGATTTCATTGTGTGTGTGACAAGTGCCGCATTTTCAGATTGGCAGGACACAAACTGGTACGCTACAGGACACCAGAGTGGGGCTGTGAAGGTGTGGCACATGGTGCATTGCTCTGATGATGAGATGAGTAGTCAGAGCAAGTTGACTACTCACGGAATGGGAGGGATAGGGCTGAACGGTAAGGCTTCAGAATACAAGTTGGTCCTCCACAGGGTACTGAAGTCCCATAAGTATCCAGTTACAGCACTTTATGTTACAAGTGATCAGAAGCAGTTGTTGAGTGGGGATTCTGGTGGGCACCTTTTCTCATGGACCTTACCAGATGAGAGCTTGAGAGCTTCATTCAGTCACGGGTGA